From the Agrobacterium larrymoorei genome, one window contains:
- a CDS encoding WGR domain-containing protein, translating into MEDKETCQVHLHRVDAAQNMRRFYGITIQPTLFGGSSVIRNWGRIGSGGQMMIETFDHPDDAETALFLIERTKRRRGYRDAGSAE; encoded by the coding sequence ATGGAAGACAAGGAGACATGCCAGGTTCATCTTCACCGTGTCGATGCGGCGCAAAACATGCGGCGCTTCTACGGCATTACGATCCAGCCGACGCTGTTCGGCGGGTCTTCAGTGATCCGAAACTGGGGCCGGATCGGATCGGGCGGCCAGATGATGATAGAGACCTTCGATCATCCGGACGATGCGGAGACAGCACTCTTCCTTATCGAACGAACGAAGAGACGACGTGGCTATCGGGACGCGGGGAGCGCCGAATAG
- a CDS encoding thermonuclease family protein, with translation MTPSRVLLIISATALVGVLLLGGMQSRPDTSKDFSTQKAPSFEVPIEDRLEARFVLCDGRVRVNCVVDGDTIWVRSEKIRIADIDAPEIFSPRCGEERSIGKVSRDRLLELLNGGSFTLVSGWRDTDRFGRKLRTVTRHGKSLGEMLVREGLARRWNWPRRDWCARDGS, from the coding sequence ATGACCCCGTCGCGCGTGCTTCTCATCATCTCGGCCACAGCACTTGTCGGAGTTCTGCTACTTGGTGGCATGCAATCGAGGCCGGATACATCGAAGGACTTTTCTACCCAGAAAGCTCCATCGTTTGAGGTACCCATAGAAGATAGGCTGGAAGCCCGGTTCGTCCTCTGCGACGGGCGGGTCCGCGTCAATTGTGTTGTCGATGGAGATACGATCTGGGTTCGAAGTGAAAAGATCAGAATAGCCGACATCGATGCGCCGGAAATCTTCTCCCCTCGCTGCGGCGAGGAAAGGTCTATTGGCAAAGTCTCCCGTGACAGACTGCTAGAACTGTTGAATGGGGGAAGCTTCACGCTCGTTTCCGGTTGGCGCGATACGGATCGCTTTGGTCGGAAACTCAGGACGGTGACACGGCATGGAAAATCGCTAGGCGAAATGCTGGTGCGGGAGGGATTAGCACGTCGCTGGAATTGGCCAAGGCGCGACTGGTGCGCGCGTGATGGATCGTGA
- the traG gene encoding Ti-type conjugative transfer system protein TraG yields MMGNRPLLLILPAAIMIAMMVLTSGMEHRMATLGTVEQAKLMLGRAGLALPYIAAAAIGVTALFATNGSSNIKAAGLSVLAGSAAVIIIAIARETIRLNGISGHVPAGQFVLAYVDPATMTGVGIAFISGVFALRVAIKGNAAFSTGGPRRIGGKRAVHGEADWMKLQDATKLFPEQGGIVIGERYRVDRDSVAAKPFRADDRPSWGEGGKSPLLCFDGSFGSSHGIVFAGSGGFKTTSVTIPTALKWGGGLVVLDPSSEVAPMGSEHRRQAGRKVIVLDPTAGGVGFNALDWIGRHGNTKEEDIVAVATWIMTDNPRSASARDDFFRASAMQLLTALIADVCLSGHTNEKDQTLRQVRANLSEPEPQLRARLTEIYEGSVSDFVKENVAVFVNMTPETFSGVYANAVKETHWLSYPNYAGLVSGDSFSTDDLADGGTDIFIALDLKVLEAHPGLARVVIGSLLNAIYNRNGNVKGRTLFLLDEVARLGYLRILETARDAGRKYGITLTMIFQSLGQMREAYGGRDATSKWFESASWISFSAINDPDTADYISKRCGDTTVEVDQTNRSTGMKGSSRSRSKQLSRRPLILPHEVLRMRADEQIVFTSGNAPLRCGRAIWFRRDDMKSCVGENRFHPVKNA; encoded by the coding sequence ATGATGGGGAATAGGCCACTGCTCTTGATCCTGCCGGCGGCAATCATGATCGCCATGATGGTCCTGACTTCCGGCATGGAGCATCGCATGGCTACACTCGGCACAGTTGAGCAGGCCAAGCTGATGCTGGGACGGGCTGGTCTCGCCCTGCCCTATATCGCAGCGGCCGCTATCGGCGTGACCGCATTGTTTGCAACGAACGGATCGTCGAACATCAAGGCGGCTGGCCTGAGTGTGCTTGCAGGAAGTGCTGCGGTCATCATTATCGCCATCGCACGCGAGACAATCCGCCTGAACGGCATCTCCGGCCACGTGCCAGCAGGACAATTTGTTCTGGCCTACGTGGATCCGGCGACGATGACCGGCGTAGGCATCGCCTTCATCAGCGGTGTGTTCGCTCTGCGCGTTGCGATCAAAGGCAATGCAGCCTTCTCGACCGGCGGGCCACGCCGGATCGGCGGCAAGCGCGCCGTGCATGGCGAGGCCGATTGGATGAAATTGCAGGACGCGACAAAGCTCTTCCCTGAACAGGGCGGCATCGTCATCGGCGAGCGGTATCGTGTCGATCGCGACAGTGTTGCCGCCAAGCCGTTTCGTGCGGATGATAGACCAAGCTGGGGTGAAGGCGGCAAGTCGCCACTACTATGCTTCGACGGCTCATTTGGCTCGTCGCATGGCATCGTCTTTGCGGGCTCCGGCGGTTTCAAGACAACCTCGGTGACGATCCCGACCGCGCTGAAATGGGGTGGCGGACTTGTGGTTCTGGACCCGTCAAGCGAGGTCGCGCCGATGGGCTCGGAGCATCGGCGTCAGGCCGGCCGCAAGGTCATCGTTCTAGATCCGACGGCCGGTGGTGTCGGCTTCAATGCGCTCGACTGGATCGGCCGTCACGGCAATACCAAGGAAGAGGATATCGTCGCCGTTGCGACCTGGATCATGACCGACAATCCTCGATCGGCGTCGGCTCGCGACGACTTCTTCCGGGCGTCGGCCATGCAGCTCCTGACGGCGCTGATCGCCGACGTTTGTCTGTCTGGGCATACGAACGAGAAAGACCAGACATTGCGACAGGTCCGCGCCAATCTTTCCGAACCCGAGCCGCAGTTGCGTGCGCGCCTGACGGAGATCTACGAGGGGTCCGTATCCGACTTCGTCAAAGAAAATGTCGCGGTGTTCGTCAACATGACGCCGGAGACATTTTCTGGTGTTTACGCCAATGCGGTGAAGGAAACCCACTGGCTGTCCTACCCGAATTATGCGGGTCTCGTCTCCGGCGATAGCTTCTCGACCGACGATCTTGCCGATGGCGGAACCGACATCTTCATCGCGCTCGATCTGAAGGTGCTGGAAGCCCATCCAGGACTGGCCCGCGTTGTCATTGGCTCGCTGCTCAACGCGATCTATAACCGCAATGGCAATGTGAAGGGACGCACCCTCTTCCTGCTCGACGAGGTGGCGCGTCTCGGATACCTGCGCATCCTCGAAACCGCCCGCGACGCCGGTCGCAAATATGGCATCACGCTGACCATGATCTTTCAGTCACTCGGCCAGATGCGCGAGGCCTATGGCGGTCGTGATGCGACCAGCAAATGGTTCGAGAGCGCCTCATGGATTTCGTTTTCGGCAATCAACGACCCCGATACAGCCGACTACATTTCCAAGCGTTGCGGCGATACGACGGTAGAGGTCGACCAGACAAACCGTTCAACCGGAATGAAAGGATCCTCGCGGTCGCGATCGAAGCAGCTCAGCCGCCGCCCGCTGATCCTGCCGCATGAGGTACTGCGCATGCGCGCCGACGAGCAGATCGTCTTCACATCCGGTAATGCACCACTCCGCTGCGGGCGCGCCATCTGGTTCCGGCGTGACGATATGAAATCCTGCGTTGGTGAGAACAGGTTTCATCCAGTGAAGAACGCATGA
- the traD gene encoding type IV conjugative transfer system coupling protein TraD: MSKAMTSDARRQDTREKIELGGLIVKAGLRYEKRALLLGLLIDAGKRIKGDETEKSRLTAIGAEVFGNDGE; the protein is encoded by the coding sequence ATGTCGAAGGCGATGACATCAGATGCCCGCAGACAAGACACGCGCGAAAAGATCGAACTCGGAGGCCTGATCGTCAAGGCGGGATTGCGATACGAGAAGCGGGCGCTGCTGCTCGGCTTGCTGATCGACGCTGGTAAGCGGATCAAGGGCGACGAGACGGAAAAATCCCGCCTCACGGCAATCGGGGCGGAGGTCTTCGGCAATGATGGGGAATAG
- the traC gene encoding conjugal transfer protein TraC: MKKPSSKIREEIAKLQDQLRQAETREAERIGRIALKAGLGDIEIDEAELQAAFEEIDKRFRGGKVVATGKKNAGETRTGGEPSATQPAGADAGGAGEV, encoded by the coding sequence ATGAAAAAACCGTCATCGAAGATCAGGGAAGAAATCGCCAAATTGCAAGACCAACTGAGACAGGCCGAGACACGCGAAGCCGAGCGCATCGGTCGGATCGCGCTAAAGGCTGGGCTTGGGGACATCGAGATTGACGAGGCCGAGCTTCAGGCGGCCTTCGAGGAGATCGACAAACGGTTTCGCGGAGGCAAGGTTGTCGCAACCGGAAAGAAAAATGCCGGCGAGACCAGGACCGGCGGCGAACCGTCCGCGACGCAGCCGGCTGGCGCGGATGCGGGCGGGGCTGGCGAGGTTTGA